From a single Bemisia tabaci chromosome 10, PGI_BMITA_v3 genomic region:
- the LOC140225625 gene encoding uncharacterized protein, giving the protein MSSNSKILFCLYCNEEYSTTYSHEVSVAHLKNIFEVEIENEEKTVKSFFFKNSNSEITDIEVYLNELKVEFDEKVEEIIQKHPTVLIKLNVYLLKSIPLEKAESGISLVTKYVLLNPDSDFSSLFHKFQTNLLELRKNDFPPAVEGESEILLGAELRFLEKKFASFCDSCNDFFLKSSWHNRTFMHIKNLFGSDEQVKELPSAAGNQLRTFFIKNLDSSVLDITQHLSDVKPTVIKLLENMLSQLGNIKATLELHAEYVLPKEGEFQGVSFKTKSLSFYGELDCARNFLLFQASIVKESADFYLRGSGWVLKQILGCILKVNKFRALGKGSSYIDLPFKTNYVVNVKNKDTRCFMYSVLGKFLPKTEKHSSRPSVYEKLQNKYDFSCIDFPVEVNDIAKFEKKNNCSISVFGLGDVQDGLGHRVRPKIFPMRVAKNQLADHTNLLLISDEMEEKFHYCWITDFEKLVRSQITRHHGQIYICQKCFTHKYSEEDLVEHKKLCYAVSKDCFLASFPKDLYLRFRDEHKTIAHNYVIYADFESYLEKIEQNFESNSFNYQHHRPLSYAYLVVSTDPEFATPTPVVYRGEEPHKHFIRTMLDLGSKISGKYNDTTSEITMSDEDRESFANTTHCAMCRVGFDEPGVVKVRHHSHQYVPPGETNYLEALCALCNIKVRHVNNVTIVFHNGSKYDFKYIVQGLEGLKNRVDIIPSSEENYINIKVYIGNRFYLNFIDSFRFLNTSIEKLAETLDDSSFHFTRKFCTTPAQFNIARRKAVFCYDYIDDPVKLDETEPPKREDFYNALTDSDISEVDYQNFLEAWREFGCKTLGQYLDVYIQIDVNLLADIFQDFRKFCLSVYELDCANFLTFPSFAFSAALKMSRAEIRLFSDTTMTFQILSNIRGGMCQVTRRHFSVNNPQCENYDPSQPCSYGLYLDANSLYAYAMCKPLPYDDYRWLSAEELSRVDVMQIADDAETGLILNVDTRYPIALQRLHRDMPFLCRSEIPPVDGENQPRLMGCFKDRKNYVIHYVALKQALRHGIELVKINSAFSFRQRPFLKEFIEKNIALRQQAKSKFHQSLLKLSSNACFGKLLESPLKRKNIKLATDTDQILKYVARLDFEDRTVFKDQLVAIHLRKTEIEFDRPILAGFAVLELAKVHMYAFYHDVLMRKFGPERCLKAYEDTDGLILKLITHDWVFDLREFADEWLDFSTLPRDHPCWSPVNCKRMGMFKDETSNATIGEFVGLSSKMYACRFLPLPDAAGSESEVGQVKLLCRAKGIDGRTMQRDINFDLYKNVLFGKTDHFVTQRRIQSRKMQLYSYQTRKIGLRNIDRKRYILENGIDTLPWGHVDIKQPIVWRDEEESGNDGLEQSGTNILMKDSLSVKKESSSEHGIRYCCCADENPVIQSRELDALRKIPKPREFLHASWLQKDIKYHLDSLEEAKGKYGRYIAALIRIQGEQFKIHLPKDFARALSRENICEINSGAYFLNYLGRFGRNSHRYRLSERLRVVDDVGNTETSMVQISEKQGNKRGRNDDGRDNREEKRFRDFCANENPGPRT; this is encoded by the coding sequence ATTCTCACGAAGTCTCCGTCGCACATTTAAAAAACATATTCGAGGTTGAAATAGAAAACGAGGAGAAAACtgtaaaatctttttttttcaaaaattcgaattctGAAATTACTGATATTGAAGTATACTTAAATGAGTTGAAGGTTGAGTTTGATGAGAAAGTAGAGGAAATCATTCAAAAACATCCGAcagttttaattaaattaaatgtcTACTTATTAAAATCGATCCCTCTTGAGAAAGCAGAAAGTGGTATCAGTTTAGTAACCAAATACGTTTTGTTAAATCCCgactctgatttttcctctttgttccACAAATTCCAAACGAATCTTTTAGAATTAAGAAAGAATGATTTCCCCCCGGCAGTCGAAGGTGAATCAGAAATTCTGCTCGGTGCCGAGCTACGATTTCTAGAAAAGAAATTTGCCTCCTTTTGTGATTCTTGCAacgactttttcttgaaatcgaGCTGGCACAATAGAACTTTTATGCATATAAAAAATCTTTTTGGTTCTGATGAGCAGGTTAAAGAATTACCATCGGCTGCCGGCAATCAGCTGCGtactttcttcattaaaaatctCGATTCGAGCGTTTTAGATATAACCCAGCACCTGTCCGACGTTAAACCAACCGTTATCAAACTTCTTGAAAATATGCTTTCGCAACTTGGCAATATTAAAGCGACTTTAGAGCTTCACGCTGAGTACGTCCTACCGAAAGAGGGGGAATTTCAAGGTGTATCATTCAAAACTAAAAGCTTGTCTTTTTACGGGGAGTTAGATTGCGCACGGAACTTTCTCCTATTTCAAGCTAGTATCGTCAAAGAAAGTGCTGATTTCTACTTAAGAGGATCTGGATGGGTGCTAAAACAGATTTTGGGATGTATTTTGAAGGTAAATAAGTTCAGGGCTCTGGGCAAGGGTTCGAGTTACATAGACCTACCGTTCAAGACCAATTACGTTGTGAATGTCAAAAATAAGGATACTCGTTGCTTTATGTACTCTGTTTTAGGGAAATTTTTacccaaaactgaaaaacacagCTCTCGACCTTCTGTCtacgaaaaattgcaaaataaataCGATTTTTCTTGTATCGACTTTCCTGTTGAGGTTAatgatattgccaaatttgaaaagaaaaataattgttcaatctCCGTTTTCGGGTTAGGTGACGTTCAGGACGGGTTAGGTCACCGAGTTAGACCTAAAATCTTCCCGATGAGAGTGGCAAAAAATCAGCTTGCAGACCACACGAATTTACTCTTAATTTCGGacgaaatggaagaaaaattccACTATTGTTGGATCACGGATTTTGAAAAGTTAGTCCGCTCTCAGATAACTAGGCATCATGGTCAAATTTATATTTGTCAGAAGTGTTTCACCCATAAATATTCCGAAGAAGACCTTGTGGAGCATAAGAAACTGTGCTATGCTGTTAGTAAAGATTGTTTCCTAGCATCGTTTCCCAAAGACCTATATTTGCGTTTTAGGGACGAGCATAAAACAATAGCTCATAATTATGTCATTTATGCGGATTTTGAGAGTTAtctcgaaaaaattgagcaaaattTCGAATCGAATTCGTTCAATTATCAACATCATCGTCCGCTATCCTACGCTTATTTAGTTGTGTCGACCGATCCAGAATTTGCTACCCCCACCCCCGTGGTCTACCGCGGGGAGGAACcgcataaacattttatccgaaCGATGCTGGATCTTGGTAGTAAAATTTCCGGCAAGTATAATGATACGACGTCCGAGATTACAATGAGCGATGAAGATCGCGAAAGTTTTGCAAACACTACCCATTGCGCCATGTGTCGGGTGGGATTTGATGAACCCGGCGTTGTCAAAGTCCGTCATCATTCTCATCAATATGTACCGCCTGGTGAAACCAATTATCTCGAGGCTCTTTGTGCTCTGTGTAATATAAAAGTGAGACATGTAAATAATGTAACTATCGTATTTCATAATGgatcaaaatacgattttaaatatattGTACAAGGTTTAGAGGGCTTAAAAAATCGCGTGGATATAATACCGTCCAGCGAAGAAAATTATATCAACATAAAAGTATACATCGGGAAtagattttatttaaatttcatagACTCGTTTAGATTTCTCAACACCAGCATCGAGAAGTTGGCGGAAACCTTGGACGATTCGTCATTTCATTTCACGCGCAAATTTTGCACTACTCCCGCTCAGTTCAACATCGCTCGTAGGAAAGCCGTGTTTTGCTATGATTATATTGACGATCCGGTAAAACTCGACGAGACTGAGCCTCCAAAACGGGAGGATTTTTATAACGCGCTCACTGACAGTGACATATCCGAGGTAGACTATCAGAATTTCTTAGAGGCTTGGCGTGAATTCGGTTGCAAGACTCTTGGCCAATATTTAGATGTGTACATTCAAATTGATGTAAATCTTCTAGCAGATATATTCCAGGACTTTAGAAAATTCTGTTTAAGCGTCTACGAGCTAGATTGTgcgaattttctcacttttccgaGTTTCGCGTTTTCGGCTGCGCTCAAAATGTCGAGAGCGGAAATCAGACTATTTAGCGATACCACCATGACCTTTCAAATATTGTCCAATATTCGAGGGGGAATGTGTCAGGTGACCAGAAGACATTTCTCGGTGAATAATCCCCAGTGTGAGAATTACGATCCGAGTCAGCCATGTTCCTATGGGCTCTACCTGGACGCGAATAGTCTGTACGCTTACGCCATGTGCAAACCGCTCCCTTACGACGATTATCGATGGTTATCAGCCGAGGAGCTCTCACGGGTTGATGTCATGCAGATCGCCGACGATGCCGAGACTGGACTCATCCTCAACGTTGACACGAGGTATCCGATCGCCCTTCAGCGATTACACAGAGACATGCCCTTCCTCTGTCGCTCCGAGATACCTCCCGTCGACGGTGAAAATCAACCGCGTCTCATGGGCTGTTTCAAGGACCGTAAAAACTATGTCATCCATTACGTGGCACTGAAACAGGCTCTTCGACACGGTATCGAGCTGGTTAAAATTAATAGCGCATTCTCTTTCCGACAGAGACCTTTCCTGAAGGAATTTATCGAGAAGAATATAGCGCTTCGTCAACAAGCGAAGTCCAAGTTTCACCAGTCACTCCTGAAACTGAGTAGCAACGCTTGTTTCGGCAAGCTCCTTGAATCACCTCTAAAGCGAAAAAACATCAAATTGGCCACCGATACTGACCAGATATTGAAGTATGTTGCCCGTCTAGATTTCGAAGACAGAACCGTCTTCAAAGATCAACTCGTAGCAATTCATCTGCGCAAAACAGAGATTGAATTCGATCGTCCGATTCTAGCAGGTTTTGCGGTTCTCGAATTGGCCAAGGTTCATATGTACGCCTTTTATCACgatgttttgatgagaaaattcgGACCAGAAAGATGCTTAAAGGCGTACGAAGATACTGATGGTCTGATTCTGAAATTAATTACTCATGATTGGGTGTTTGATTTGCGTGAATTCGCTGATGAGTGGTTAGATTTTAGCACTTTGCCTCGGGATCACCCGTGTTGGTCACCGGTAAATTGTAAGCGTATGGGTATGTTCAAGGATGAGACATCCAATGCGACCATAGGGGAATTTGTAGGTCTTAGCTCGAAAATGTACGCATGCCGTTTCTTACCCTTACCTGATGCCGCCGGTAGCGAGTCCGAGGTGGGACAAGTCAAACTTCTATGCAGAGCGAAAGGAATCGACGGTCGCACAATGCAAAGAGatattaattttgatttatacAAAAACGTCTTATTCGGTAAAACCGATCATTTTGTTACCCAACGACGAATTCAGAGTCGGAAAATGCAGCTGTACTCTTATCAAACGCGAAAAATAGGACTCAGGAATATCGATCGGAAACGATACATTCTCGAAAATGGTATCGATACATTGCCATGGGGTCACGTAGACATTAAACAGCCCATTGTCTGGAGAGATGAGGAAGAGAGTGGCAATGACGGCCTTGAACAATCAGGCACCAATATATTGATGAAAGACTCGCTAAGTGTGAAAAAGGAGAGCAGTTCAGAACATGGTATACGTTACTGCTGTTGCGCCGATGAGAACCCGGTGATACAGAGCAGAGAGCTCGATGCTTTACGAAAAATTCCGAAACCGCGCGAATTTCTTCACGCATCATGGTTGCAGAAGGACATTAAGTATCATCTGGATTCTCTAGAGGAAGCTAAAGGTAAGTATGGGAGATATATCGCTGCTCTCATTAGAATCCAAGGGGAGCAGTTTAAAATACATCTGCCGAAAGACTTTGCACGTGCTTTGAGTCGTGAGAATATTTGCGAAATCAATAGTGGGGCGTATTTTCTAAATTATCTCGGTAGGTTCGGTCGAAATTCGCATCGATATAGACTGAGCGAACGTCTGCGTGTTGTTGATGACGTAGGTAACACCGAGACCTCAATGGTACAGATCTCCGAGAAACAGGGAAACAAGAGGGGAAGAAATGATGATGGTCGCGATAATAGGGAGGAAAAACGTTTCcgggatttttgtgcaaatgaaAACCCAGGTCCCCGCACTTAG